The following nucleotide sequence is from Chaetodon auriga isolate fChaAug3 chromosome 19, fChaAug3.hap1, whole genome shotgun sequence.
CTGTAAAGTCTGCCTCCACTCATATGCAATACCATCAGAGTCCGTACTCTTAAAGCAGGCCATCTTGTTCAAAAACCGAGGGCAGAAGGGAGAAGTCAAAGGGCACAAACTTGACACCGGTCCCATGATAGAATTTGTTCTGAAACTCCACCCTGAAATCAAACGTTCAATCAAGCGAGAGCAGCAATGAGAACGGTGAATGCAAACAATGAACTCGATGTCTCAATCTTAATGTTTCTATATTTAAAAGAGTCATTATTGAAGCTCTGACGTTTTATAGATAAAATGATTAATCACTTAATTGAGAAAACAGAAGCTAATTACAACAGCTACTGAAGTGAGGAATGATTGTGAATGTTCAGATCATTTGGTACAATGAGACCCACCAGTGCAGTCGGAGAGCATGGAGGAACGCTGATAAGCCTTCCATGACGAGCAGGATGGACACAGTGAGCATGGCGAAGAGGCCAAACACAGGCACCAAGAACACCACCCCGACTCTGGTGGTGATCCTCAGGCCCAGGCGCATCACCATGGCCCACAGCACCTCTGACAGCTCTGAAACCAATAAAAACAGTGTCCATGAGCATGCACaatacagaaagacacacacacacaaaaaaatcaattcatgtGGAAGGtagagaaatgaaaagcagaagtCTGTTGCACAAAGAAGCTCAGAGTGCATGACTTTTTGTGGCTGCACTTACGGGCATGAGCTAAGCTGAGCGCCCACAGGCGCAGGTATGATGCAGTGTTGGAAATGCAGCCCAGGCAGTACTCGATGGTGTGGATGGCCTGGTACAGGAGCACGTCTGCAAAGTCAAACTGCAAAACAGATCAAATAATACGTAAGACATCACTCTTCATTCatgctgatgaaaatgaagTTAATTCAGCTTATGTTCCTTCTGTAAAATTTACTGTGAGACAACGCTGGTTAATTAATGAGCTCCACTGTCTTTTCTGTAACACATATTAATCAATGCTCTTGTAAATGTGTCAGAGTTGGCCAGTTCGCTGATTTTCACTTGCAGTCCTTTGGCAAAATGCTCTGAAAAAATGACATGACAGGTtaagaaatacaaatacaagATCATAGGATGCTGAAATGACAACGAAAACAACAAGTCAGCATACACGCGACAGACCATTAATCATGCAGAGCAATGGGAAGAAGTTAAACATTGATGCAGCATACAATGACCACGTCCACTGTGCCTCATAAAGCAGTAAACACCAGTGTcctaaaaatgtttgaaataccGTTGAATAGACaagacatgacacacacacacactggatcaCACACATTGACAGTGTATTATGTAAGACCATTTAAAGTTACATATTGCACCTTGAAATagaacatttcacatttaaaagcagGATGCTGGTGGATCTCTGACCTCTTTGGGAAGAGCTTCTCTGCTGGTCATTTCATCAagtccctcctcttcatcatcctcatagGAAGGTGTAGCGGAATTGTCATCCTCACTTACACGCCTCACCCTCTCATAACCCTGAGGTGAGACAACAGCGTTGATTTTGCGGACAAACGGACCAAAAACTACTCAAGTTGAACATATTTTAAACAAGTGATGACACATACTCTGCGTCTGCGCAGGCCTTTGCCTCCACGGTAAAGCCAGTACAGGTAAAGAGGTTTCCCTAAGAGCAGCACAGGAACTGACAGCATAGCTATGACAACTAAGAAAATCTGCAGCCCAGTCTGTGGAATCAAGATAACAAACATCGCGTTAACGAGGATCAAAACACATCCAGAGCTGATAATGTTTGAGACGATACCGCCGACACATACCTGCCCTGGGTAGAGAGGAGTGATATCCTTCCCCTGCATGACAAACATGTTAATGAAGTGGATGAGGATGCTGGGAGCCTGGCTGGAGTCTCGTGCACCGTATGCCAACCACTTGAAGAAAATCATGAAGACCAGGTAGCcaaagagacagagcaggaagagcagCTCAGGAAGAAATAGCAGATAGACATTAAATTTCTGTCGGAAGTGCCTGAAGGGAGAGAGCAAAGTGTGGGAATAAAGAAAGTGATGAGGTGGTGGTTTTAATGACTGGACCCCTCGATGCTTATCAAAACAACAGACGCTGATTTTAAGCAGGAATAACATGAATGGAAGTTCTATGTGTGACATTtgcacaggcagacaggcagtcaaatactttggtttatgaccagattcctgcaaaactaaaggcattcccatcagcctcagctgtactttgtgtttaatgctaattagcaaattttaGCGTGCTAACACATTGAACtatgatggtgaacatggtaaacattatacctacCTACCTAGCTAAAGtacagcctgacagagctgctagcatggctgcagactcctAGTGTTGTTACTAGATTTTGGACAATAATGGAGGTCTGTGGCACAGAGACTCATTCAAATATTCAATGGCAACCAAACCATTCGTTTTCATAGAGTAGGACCATCAATGCTGGTTAGGCAGTTAGTCAAGCACTAGGTTGCTACAACACAAATATAAAGATAATcctgttttatatatataccAGACAATCTCAAAATCTATTTTATCTGGATGGATGCCCATGCTATCGGTGCATGAACAAAAAGGATGTAAGATTACTGCCAGGGACTTCAATCTCGAGTGACTCACAAGTGATTGAAGACACTCAGCACGACTCCAAAGCTCATGTGGATGACCCCAATAACAACTGACATCTTCATCTTGTAGGAGTTGAGGAAGGACAGCCGGTTCACTGCCATGTTCCATATCTGACGGAATataaaaaaaggcaacaaagtGAAAACGGTTTGAAATGAACCTAATTATATTCCGACTGTATGCCTGAGTGTATTTACTCACAGGATCAATGCCAAATGGGTACGGTCCACTGAAAACCCCACTGACATTAGGGTCTAACGTCAGCAAAGCATTTGTTTGGAGGGTTTTGTTTCTGCAACGTACAAAAAGACATGTATCAattagaaaaacacaacatgcactgacacacagaaaaattaggtttctgaatgtgtgtattaACTGATAACTCACGTCCACTGCTGATTTGTGAACATTGCCTTGACGCTCCAGCCAGAGCCAAATATGTTGAGCGACTTGGAGAAGCAGTCATTGTAAATCAGCCCGGTGTAGATAGAGAAAAGCCCCATCATCAGGATGATGTAACGTCCGCTGAAGAACGTCGCCCATATCTGAGACCAGCAGAGAGACAGCTATCAGCTAAAGCTAATCCACGATTATCAGATTCTGCATTATGGATGAGAGCAGCAACTCATTCCGACCTCATTACTGGatcgtttcttcttctgctttttttccgTCAGCACCATCCACACGGCAAATAGACTCATTACCAAGCCGTGCCCGAGGTCGCCAAACATCACAGCGAACAGGAAGGGGAACGTGATGATGGTGTAGGGAGCTGCCAGAGAGAGCGATACACTCAGTGCACTCAGTCATAACCTCTCAAAGCTGTGCTTGACAAAGAGATGCACAACGTTTAGTCTCTATAAGACGCAGTGTGAGTTCTTACCTGGGCTTACCTCGCGATAGTCCCCCACCCCATAAGCCTCCACAATGCTCTGAAAGCCAGATGTGAACTTATTGGTTCTCAAGAGTGTGGGTGGAGTGTCAGTACTTGGGATGCGGTTCACAAAGGACGGCACGGTGGCATCACCTTTTCTCTgttaaagaagaaagaaaaaatgtaaaaggtGACAGAGAAATCAGTTCTCTTTATACAGTAGATGTGCATTTGACACATTGGTGCTCCCTTTAGGCATTGCCCTGTGTTAACACTGCATCTCATGTCAAACACTCAAAGCTTTG
It contains:
- the atp6v0a2a gene encoding V-type proton ATPase 116 kDa subunit a 2 isoform X2, whose amino-acid sequence is MVFRSEEMCLAQLFLQSGSEYDCISELGELGLVEFRDLNPSVSSFQRRFVSEIKRCEEMERILGYLLREIQKANIAVPEEDESPLAPPPRQVLEIMEQLQRLEMELSEVARNKEKLRRNLLELTEYTHMLKITRSFIHSRSRYEEFPTMETDSVTGCTGMQRLGAKLGFVSGLIQRVKVEAFERMLWRVCKGYTILSYAEVDENLADLDTGEISKSVVFLISFWGDQIGQKVQKICDCYHCHLYPHPENDEERADVLDSLRTRIQDLNNVLHRTEDYLRQVLQKASESAYTWVVQVKKMKAIYHILNLCSFDVTNKCLIAEVWCPVSDLANLRGALEEGSRKGDATVPSFVNRIPSTDTPPTLLRTNKFTSGFQSIVEAYGVGDYREVSPAPYTIITFPFLFAVMFGDLGHGLVMSLFAVWMVLTEKKQKKKRSSNEIWATFFSGRYIILMMGLFSIYTGLIYNDCFSKSLNIFGSGWSVKAMFTNQQWTNKTLQTNALLTLDPNVSGVFSGPYPFGIDPIWNMAVNRLSFLNSYKMKMSVVIGVIHMSFGVVLSVFNHLHFRQKFNVYLLFLPELLFLLCLFGYLVFMIFFKWLAYGARDSSQAPSILIHFINMFVMQGKDITPLYPGQTGLQIFLVVIAMLSVPVLLLGKPLYLYWLYRGGKGLRRRRGYERVRRVSEDDNSATPSYEDDEEEGLDEMTSREALPKEFDFADVLLYQAIHTIEYCLGCISNTASYLRLWALSLAHAQLSEVLWAMVMRLGLRITTRVGVVFLVPVFGLFAMLTVSILLVMEGLSAFLHALRLHWVEFQNKFYHGTGVKFVPFDFSLLPSVFEQDGLL
- the atp6v0a2a gene encoding V-type proton ATPase 116 kDa subunit a 2 isoform X1 — its product is MVFRSEEMCLAQLFLQSGSEYDCISELGELGLVEFRDLNPSVSSFQRRFVSEIKRCEEMERILGYLLREIQKANIAVPEEDESPLAPPPRQVLEIMEQLQRLEMELSEVARNKEKLRRNLLELTEYTHMLKITRSFIHSRSRHEALGPQYEEFPTMETDSVTGCTGMQRLGAKLGFVSGLIQRVKVEAFERMLWRVCKGYTILSYAEVDENLADLDTGEISKSVVFLISFWGDQIGQKVQKICDCYHCHLYPHPENDEERADVLDSLRTRIQDLNNVLHRTEDYLRQVLQKASESAYTWVVQVKKMKAIYHILNLCSFDVTNKCLIAEVWCPVSDLANLRGALEEGSRKGDATVPSFVNRIPSTDTPPTLLRTNKFTSGFQSIVEAYGVGDYREVSPAPYTIITFPFLFAVMFGDLGHGLVMSLFAVWMVLTEKKQKKKRSSNEIWATFFSGRYIILMMGLFSIYTGLIYNDCFSKSLNIFGSGWSVKAMFTNQQWTNKTLQTNALLTLDPNVSGVFSGPYPFGIDPIWNMAVNRLSFLNSYKMKMSVVIGVIHMSFGVVLSVFNHLHFRQKFNVYLLFLPELLFLLCLFGYLVFMIFFKWLAYGARDSSQAPSILIHFINMFVMQGKDITPLYPGQTGLQIFLVVIAMLSVPVLLLGKPLYLYWLYRGGKGLRRRRGYERVRRVSEDDNSATPSYEDDEEEGLDEMTSREALPKEFDFADVLLYQAIHTIEYCLGCISNTASYLRLWALSLAHAQLSEVLWAMVMRLGLRITTRVGVVFLVPVFGLFAMLTVSILLVMEGLSAFLHALRLHWVEFQNKFYHGTGVKFVPFDFSLLPSVFEQDGLL